In the genome of Quercus robur chromosome 3, dhQueRobu3.1, whole genome shotgun sequence, one region contains:
- the LOC126719744 gene encoding acylsugar acyltransferase 3-like, which produces MMQPKIISRETIKPSSPTPPHLRTHSLSFFDQFSSRNYVPLVYLYPKCGSDKSGQLKNSLSKTLSRYYPFSGRNRDRAFVDSNDEGVVFLEARVKCMLSEILENPSAETLNLLLPDDFLRKDSNSSSIVAIQISYFDCGDGELSPEFNLASMFPRGDLTIMPEVAPKVGNSFAKRFVFDASKTAALKAIVGDKVKNPTLVEVVTALIYKCAISASRSTSGSAKPTLLLLPVNMRKRTEPPLPENTMGNAASLFAVSTMEGESDIELHGLVGQMKESMARFCNSYVRKFRGEEWFLTIKEFWKELSKLFIGGNQVVYISSSWCRFPFYEADFGWGKPIWVTTASHVQKGVIFMMHTRNGDGIEVFVNLEDEDMAVFERDAELLGYASFNPCALALI; this is translated from the exons ATGATGCAGCCTAAAATTATATCAAGGGAAACCATCaaaccctcctctccaaccCCACCTCACCTCAGAACTCACAGCCTCTCCTTTTTTGATCAGTTCTCTTCTCGCAATTATGTACCACTTGTTTATCTCTACCCCAAGTGTGGCTCTGATAAATCGGGTCAGCTTAAGAATTCCCTATCTAAAACTCTTTCTCGATACTACCCATTTTCTGGTAGAAACAGAGATAGAGCTTTTGTTGACAGTAACGATGAAGGAGTGGTGTTTTTAGAAGCTCGAGTCAAATGTATGCTATCGGAGATCCTCGAGAACCCAAGTGCTGAGACGCTAAACTTGTTATTACCAGATGATTTTCTGCGGAAAGATTCGAACTCGAGCAGCATAGTGGCTATTCAGATAAGCTACTTTGACTGTGGAG ATGGAGAATTATCTCCTGAGTTCAACTTGGCTTCTATGTTCCCACGAGGTGACCTAACAATTATGCCCGAAGTTGCTCCTAAAGTAGGAAACAGTTTCGCCAAAAGGTTTGTCTTTGATGCCTCTAAGACAGCTGCCCTCAAGGCCATAGTGGGTGACAAAGTGAAAAATCCCACACTTGTTGAAGTTGTGACTGCACTTATATATAAATGTGCAATTTCTGCATCTAGATCAACTTCTGGTTCCGCAAAACCAACCCTTTTACTCCTACCAGTTAACATGCGTAAAAGGACGGAACCACCTTTGCCAGAAAATACTATGGGAAACGCGGCTTCCCTTTTTGCAGTATCAACAATGGAGGGGGAGAGTGATATAGAGTTGCATGGTTTGGTGGGTCAAATGAAAGAAAGCATGGCACGATTTTGCAACAGTTACGTGAGAAAGTTTAGGGGGGAAGAATGGTTCTTAACCattaaagagttttggaaagagtTAAGTAAATTATTCATTGGTGGTAATCAAGTTGTATATATTAGTAGCAGTTGGTGTAGGTTCCCATTTTATGAAGCGGATTTTGGGTGGGGAAAGCCAATATGGGTGACTACTGCTAGTCATGTGCAAAAGGGTGTTATCTTTATGATGCATACAAGAAATGGGGATGGAATTGAAGTATTTGTCAATTTGGAAGACGAAGACATGGCTGTATTTGAGCGTGATGCAGAGCTTCTTGGATATGCCTCTTTTAATCCGTGTGCTTTGGCACTGATTTGA
- the LOC126718290 gene encoding stemmadenine O-acetyltransferase-like, with the protein MKVEVEVISKDSIKPDFPTPEHLRHYKLSCIDQITPEIFMPFVLFYPKDGTANYSNLERHDVIKKSLSETLTRFYPLAGRVKENLYVDCNDEGVHYVEAEANCKLSEFLEDPSPTEDNKFLPFEQDDVNDLALAVQVTTFNCGGMVLGLLFAHKVSDASSFFLFLKSWAAIARGCGDDIPLPQFDSAKFFPPETLPSFSPSRGMGKDKIVIKRFVFDATAIAAFRATYNTDNKNIEYPRTTRVEALSTFIWSRFLAATQPEKDPNKVYAVFHIANLRTRMDPPLSEYNFGNMGLPTASAVPWDSGDGFYSVITPVRDAIKKVNKNYVKNLLENGGHMEFMKEHGQKLIRGELVSLAFTSLCRFPVYDADFGWGKPAWVGSAKLLYKNLVTFFDTKVGNGIEVWINLEEEDMAKFEVDNELLAYVSSAKVSA; encoded by the coding sequence ATGAAGGTTGAAGTGGAAGTTATCTCCAAGGACTCCATCAAACCCGATTTTCCAACCCCTGAACACCTCCGCCATTACAAACTCTCTTGCATTGACCAAATTACACCCGAAATTTTCATGCCTTTCGTTCTCTTTTACCCAAAAGATGGCACTGCTAATTATAGCAATCTAGAGCGCCATGACGTGATTAAGAAATCATTGTCAGAGACCTTAACACGATTCTATCCTCTAGCAGGACGGGTTAAGGAAAATCTTTACGTTGATTGCAACGATGAGGGCGTTCACTATGTTGAAGCCGAGGCCAATTGCAAACTTTCTGAGTTTCTTGAGGATCCGTCACCTACTGAGGACAACAAATTCCTTCCATTTGAGCAGGATGATGTCAATGATCTTGCTTTAGCTGTTCAAGTCACCACCTTCAACTGTGGTGGCATGGTGCTCGGTCTGCTCTTTGCTCACAAGGTTTCCGATGCTTCCTCGTTCTTCTTGTTCCTCAAAAGTTGGGCTGCTATTGCTCGTGGTTGTGGCGATGACATACCACTTCCACAATTTGATTCTGCCAAGTTCTTTCCACCGGAGACTTTACCTAGCTTTAGTCCAAGTAGAGGGATGGGAAAGGACAAGATTGTGATAAAAAGATTTGTCTTTGATGCAACAGCTATAGCGGCTTTTAGAGCCACATACAACACAGACAACAAGAACATTGAATACCCACGTACAACTCGCGTGGAGGCTTTATCAACTTTCATATGGAGTCGTTTCCTTGCTGCAACTCAACCAGAGAAAGACCCTAATAAGGTTTACGCAGTATTTCACATCGCGAACCTGCGCACGAGGATGGATCCCCCTCTTTCAGAATATAACTTTGGAAACATGGGCTTGCCTACAGCCTCCGCAGTCCCCTGGGACAGCGGGGATGGGTTTTACAGTGTGATTACTCCAGTAAGAGACGCCATAAAGAAAGTTAACAAGAACTATGTGAAAAATCTCCTAGAGAATGGTGGGCATATGGAATTTATGAAGGAGCACGGGCAAAAGCTCATCAGAGGGGAGCTGGTCTCCTTGGCCTTCACAAGTTTGTGCAGGTTTCCAGTATATGATGCTGATTTTGGGTGGGGGAAGCCTGCATGGGTTGGCTCGGCAAAATTATTGTACAAGAATCTGGTTACTTTCTTTGACACCAAAGTTGGGAATGGAATAGAGGTATGGATCAACTTAGAGGAGGAAGACATGGCTAAATTTGAAGTAGACAATGAGCTTCTGGCTTATGTTTCATCAGCAAAAGTTTCTGCTTGA